One genomic region from Amycolatopsis sp. FBCC-B4732 encodes:
- a CDS encoding C40 family peptidase, whose product MGSKIAVGVAVALAMLPVLLGAVPQAVVTSLTGSGSTTCTPAGRTAGEVPGYGPEQLANAAIVTSVGRQLQVPEPGWVIAVAVAIQESTLRNLDHGDRDSLGLFQQRPSQGWGTPEQVMDPTYAATQFYRHLRAVSGWQQMSLNDAAQAVQRSGTPNAYGRHQADAEVIVAAVAGVTCEHTGGGDCASITAPTPAALTAINYACGQRGLPYVWGGNGPDDGDAGFDCSGLTRASYGAAGIPLPRTSREQYAAGPHVPAGAALLPGDLVFYAIAGRVHHVGLYIGSGNMIDAPDFGRAVKVEPYRYPGDDYLGATRPTAAR is encoded by the coding sequence ATGGGTTCGAAGATCGCGGTCGGTGTCGCCGTCGCGCTCGCGATGCTTCCCGTGCTGCTCGGCGCCGTGCCCCAGGCCGTCGTCACGTCGCTCACCGGCAGCGGGAGCACGACCTGCACGCCCGCCGGGAGAACTGCCGGCGAGGTGCCCGGCTACGGACCTGAACAGCTGGCCAACGCGGCGATCGTCACCTCGGTCGGCCGCCAGCTGCAGGTTCCCGAGCCCGGGTGGGTCATCGCGGTCGCCGTCGCCATCCAGGAATCCACCCTGCGCAACCTCGACCACGGCGACCGCGACAGCCTCGGCCTCTTCCAGCAACGCCCTTCCCAAGGCTGGGGCACGCCCGAGCAGGTCATGGACCCGACCTACGCGGCAACGCAGTTCTACCGGCACCTCCGGGCCGTGTCCGGGTGGCAGCAGATGAGCCTCAACGACGCAGCCCAGGCCGTCCAGCGGTCCGGCACACCGAACGCCTACGGACGGCACCAGGCGGACGCCGAGGTCATCGTCGCCGCGGTCGCCGGAGTGACCTGCGAGCACACTGGCGGCGGAGATTGCGCGAGCATCACCGCGCCGACGCCCGCTGCGCTCACCGCCATCAACTACGCCTGCGGGCAACGCGGGCTGCCCTACGTCTGGGGCGGCAACGGCCCGGACGACGGCGACGCCGGATTCGACTGCAGCGGCTTGACCCGAGCCTCCTACGGCGCCGCCGGCATCCCGTTGCCGCGGACCTCGCGCGAGCAGTACGCCGCCGGACCGCACGTGCCGGCCGGCGCAGCACTCTTACCCGGCGACCTCGTCTTCTACGCGATCGCCGGACGTGTCCACCACGTCGGTTTGTACATCGGCAGCGGCAACATGATCGATGCACCGGATTTCGGGCGAGCTGTGAAGGTGGAGCCGTACCGCTACCCCGGCGACGACTATCTCGGTGCGACCAGGCCGACCGCAGCCCGCTGA
- a CDS encoding replication-relaxation family protein yields the protein MIITTTRQHQLRQHLPGRTTARAAGSVEHQAALAARLTARDKWLLALLYEHRVLTSTQIQDAAFPSDRSTRQRLRELYLWRAVSRFQPFRQLGSAPMHYVLGPAGAAVLAAEHGLEVKDLGYRHDRAMAIAHNQRLAHTVGVGDFFTALIARGRRDPVRNGEEVTAWWSETRCARHFGDLVIPDAYGRWRSATGELEFFLEYDTGSESLTKLARKLLAYARLADSTGIATPVLFWLPTSRREASARSALARIHAALDRTADVPVATAAADLLGADAPSYGPADEVWRPLGTRLTQQASPRHALGELARAWPALAPAATSDLDDVNSGQPAAFRLPPPSPTPPDATPGRTRRPGC from the coding sequence GTGATCATCACGACCACCCGCCAACATCAGCTGCGCCAGCACCTTCCCGGCCGGACGACAGCCCGCGCGGCCGGCTCGGTCGAGCATCAAGCCGCACTTGCTGCGCGCCTGACCGCCCGGGACAAGTGGCTGCTGGCGCTGCTCTACGAACACCGCGTCCTGACCTCCACTCAGATCCAGGACGCCGCGTTCCCCTCCGACCGCTCCACTCGCCAGCGGCTGCGCGAGCTGTATCTCTGGCGCGCCGTCAGCCGGTTCCAGCCGTTCCGCCAGCTCGGCTCGGCACCGATGCACTACGTCCTCGGGCCCGCCGGTGCCGCCGTGCTGGCCGCCGAACACGGCTTGGAGGTCAAGGACCTCGGCTACCGGCATGACCGAGCGATGGCCATCGCCCACAACCAGCGCCTCGCCCACACCGTCGGCGTCGGCGACTTCTTCACCGCCCTCATCGCACGCGGCCGCCGTGACCCTGTTCGAAACGGTGAGGAGGTTACGGCCTGGTGGTCGGAGACCCGATGCGCCCGTCACTTCGGCGACCTCGTCATCCCGGACGCCTACGGCCGCTGGCGAAGTGCCACCGGCGAGCTCGAGTTCTTCCTTGAGTACGACACCGGCAGCGAGTCACTGACCAAACTCGCCCGTAAGCTGCTCGCCTACGCCCGCCTCGCGGACTCCACCGGCATCGCCACCCCGGTGCTCTTCTGGCTCCCGACCAGCCGCCGCGAGGCCAGCGCGCGTTCCGCGCTAGCACGAATCCACGCCGCCCTCGACCGGACTGCCGACGTCCCTGTCGCCACCGCAGCCGCCGACCTCCTCGGCGCGGACGCACCTTCCTACGGTCCGGCCGACGAGGTCTGGCGCCCCCTCGGCACTCGGCTCACACAACAGGCTTCGCCGCGGCACGCGCTCGGCGAACTGGCCCGCGCCTGGCCGGCCCTCGCGCCCGCGGCGACTTCCGACCTCGACGACGTGAATTCCGGCCAACCCGCAGCCTTCCGGTTGCCACCGCCTTCTCCCACCCCGCCGGACGCCACCCCCGGCCGAACTCGCCGCCCCGGGTGCTGA